Proteins encoded together in one Ciconia boyciana chromosome 25, ASM3463844v1, whole genome shotgun sequence window:
- the LOC140643926 gene encoding coiled-coil domain-containing protein 81-like isoform X2 produces MSEFTLRWGVAVDVLGVFYVLRRHSSEVTRDVVPPRFHLPERVAQAQGISHANRDIPGDLQIVSLDYSQLSLKTTLPEKPVKECVNDIVVLFRWGAGLGGDYDLVFKAFGFLMSRNRILTTRYYEDFLLTIDGTGIVLNCLLSNPRTRINVVSGNEPAAFHVRPGGIHLLPTCAPGGPVSPKTLFLRSL; encoded by the exons ATGAGCGAGTTCACGCTGCGCTGG GGTGTGGCTGTAGATGTGCTCGGTGTTTTCTATGTGCTGAGAAGGCACAGCAGTGAAGTGACCAGGGATGTGGTCCCACCCAGGTTTCATCTGCCGGAGAGAGTTGCACAGGCTCAGGGGATCAGCCATGCCAACAGAGACATTCCTG gtGACCTCCAAATCGTCTCCCTGGACTATTCTCAGCTGTCCCTGAAGACAACCCTTCCAGAGAAGCCAGTAAAGGAATGCGTGAATGACATCGTGGTGCTCTTCAGATGGGGTGCAGGGCTTGGAGGGGATTATGACCTTGTTTTCAAGGCCTTCGGTTTCCTTATGAGCCGAAACAGGATCCTCACAACAAGATACTACGAAGACTTTCTTCTTACCATCGATGGCACTGGAATTGTATTAAACTGTCTGCTGTCT aaCCCACGGACAAGGATTAATGTGGTATCAGGCAATGAACCTGCTGCTTTCCACGTGCGTCCTGGGGGGATCCACCTGCTGCCCAC aTGTGCTCCTGGGGGCCCAGTCAGCCCAAAGACGCTGTTTCTGAGGAGTCTGTGA
- the LOC140643926 gene encoding coiled-coil domain-containing protein 81-like isoform X3 — MQAICKEFIQKRSAWAEFIGVAVDVLGVFYVLRRHSSEVTRDVVPPRFHLPERVAQAQGISHANRDIPGDLQIVSLDYSQLSLKTTLPEKPVKECVNDIVVLFRWGAGLGGDYDLVFKAFGFLMSRNRILTTRYYEDFLLTIDGTGIVLNCLLSMCSWGPSQPKDAVSEESVSNSKRRIE; from the exons ATGCAAGCCATATGCAAAGAGTTCATCCAGAAAAGATCTGCCTGGGCTGAGTTTATT GGTGTGGCTGTAGATGTGCTCGGTGTTTTCTATGTGCTGAGAAGGCACAGCAGTGAAGTGACCAGGGATGTGGTCCCACCCAGGTTTCATCTGCCGGAGAGAGTTGCACAGGCTCAGGGGATCAGCCATGCCAACAGAGACATTCCTG gtGACCTCCAAATCGTCTCCCTGGACTATTCTCAGCTGTCCCTGAAGACAACCCTTCCAGAGAAGCCAGTAAAGGAATGCGTGAATGACATCGTGGTGCTCTTCAGATGGGGTGCAGGGCTTGGAGGGGATTATGACCTTGTTTTCAAGGCCTTCGGTTTCCTTATGAGCCGAAACAGGATCCTCACAACAAGATACTACGAAGACTTTCTTCTTACCATCGATGGCACTGGAATTGTATTAAACTGTCTGCTGTCT aTGTGCTCCTGGGGGCCCAGTCAGCCCAAAGACGCTGTTTCTGAGGAGTCTGTGAGCAATTCCAAAAGAAGAATCGAGTAA
- the LOC140643926 gene encoding coiled-coil domain-containing protein 81-like isoform X1 produces the protein MQAICKEFIQKRSAWAEFIGVAVDVLGVFYVLRRHSSEVTRDVVPPRFHLPERVAQAQGISHANRDIPGDLQIVSLDYSQLSLKTTLPEKPVKECVNDIVVLFRWGAGLGGDYDLVFKAFGFLMSRNRILTTRYYEDFLLTIDGTGIVLNCLLSNPRTRINVVSGNEPAAFHVRPGGIHLLPTCAPGGPVSPKTLFLRSL, from the exons ATGCAAGCCATATGCAAAGAGTTCATCCAGAAAAGATCTGCCTGGGCTGAGTTTATT GGTGTGGCTGTAGATGTGCTCGGTGTTTTCTATGTGCTGAGAAGGCACAGCAGTGAAGTGACCAGGGATGTGGTCCCACCCAGGTTTCATCTGCCGGAGAGAGTTGCACAGGCTCAGGGGATCAGCCATGCCAACAGAGACATTCCTG gtGACCTCCAAATCGTCTCCCTGGACTATTCTCAGCTGTCCCTGAAGACAACCCTTCCAGAGAAGCCAGTAAAGGAATGCGTGAATGACATCGTGGTGCTCTTCAGATGGGGTGCAGGGCTTGGAGGGGATTATGACCTTGTTTTCAAGGCCTTCGGTTTCCTTATGAGCCGAAACAGGATCCTCACAACAAGATACTACGAAGACTTTCTTCTTACCATCGATGGCACTGGAATTGTATTAAACTGTCTGCTGTCT aaCCCACGGACAAGGATTAATGTGGTATCAGGCAATGAACCTGCTGCTTTCCACGTGCGTCCTGGGGGGATCCACCTGCTGCCCAC aTGTGCTCCTGGGGGCCCAGTCAGCCCAAAGACGCTGTTTCTGAGGAGTCTGTGA